The proteins below come from a single Drosophila busckii strain San Diego stock center, stock number 13000-0081.31 chromosome X, ASM1175060v1, whole genome shotgun sequence genomic window:
- the LOC108606447 gene encoding coactosin-like protein has translation MSDGIEVEQIVESKPRRMPMATSLDKDAIREAYEDVRSDLTDTEWSVFKFDGAQIVVHARGQCFDEFRQQFGDSERAFGYIRIQMGDEMSKRKKFIFLTWIGQEVGVIQRAKMSTDKAIIKDVLNNFAVELQAGVEAELDIELFREALNRAGGANYGTGIRDN, from the exons atgtcaGACGGCATTGAAGTTGAACAAATCGTTGAGAGCAAGCCGCGAAGG ATGCCCATGGCTACGTCACTGGATAAGGATGCCATACGCGAGGCGTATGAGGATGTGCGCAGCGATCTCACAGATACGGAGTGGTCGGTGTTCAAGTTTGATGGCGCGCAAATCGTTGTGCATGCCCGTGGCCAATGCTTCGATGAGTTCCGTCAGCAGTTTGGGGATTCGGAGCGCGCCTTTGGCTACATACGCATACAGATGGGCGATGAGATGTCCAAGCGCAAGAAGTTCATATTTCTGACGTGGATTGGCCAAGAGGTTGGCGTCATACAGCGTGCCAAAATGTCCACGGACAAGGCGATCATCAAGGATGTGCTCAAT AACTTTGCCGTTGAGCTGCAAGCGGGCGTGGAGGCCGAACTGGACATTGAGCTCTTCCGCGAGGCTCTCAATCGCGCCGGCGGAGCCAACTATGGCACTGGCATTCGCGACAACTGA
- the LOC108605597 gene encoding cholecystokinin receptor type A, translated as MSSSSSSNTSAAAAAAQRAAAYKALLDYYANTSSAASHIVSLTLGTINDTLSGNNSSSSHSNSSSFSYEEDALAASNYNVITESIAATDVAATVASTSTSSATEMPVWLIPSYSVILLCAVLGNLLVISTLVQNRRMRTITNLFLLNLAISDMLLGVLCMPVTLVGTLLRNFIFGEFLCKLIQFAQAASVAVSSWTLVAISCERYYAICHPLRSRSWQTISHAYKIIGFIWLGGILCMTPIAVFSQLIPTSRPGYCKCRDIWPDQGYERMYNILLDLILLVLPLLVLCFAYILITRTLYVGMGVGKDAARVALPVQIQVPPAATTAMAATATATATPGGGSSSSCVLVLNVTTEYNAESSNNNNGATNATAATATATTTTTSSSTTTTTTTATTTTTTTVALAKLPASSPSLRLHDAALRRSNEAKTLESKKRVVKMLFVLVLEFFICWTPLYVINTLSMFIGQALYEYIDYTTISFLQLLAYSSSCCNPITYCFMNASFRRAFVDTFKGLPWHRRNAAAGTLSTASQAGACAVGGVIGGGGLSTAGGITNAHAPGLALGMDTWRTRSRHEQLLNSVVYTNSAAATESPQL; from the exons ATgtctagcagcagcagcagcaacaccagcgccgccgccgccgccgcccaacGGGCAGCTGCCTACAAGGCGTTGCTCGATTATTATGCCAacacaagcagcgctgccagccaCATAGTCTCGCTCACGCTGGGCACGATCAACGACACGctcagtggcaacaacagcagcagcagccatagcaacagcagcagtttcaGCTATGAGGAGGACGCGCTGGCCGCCAGCAACTATAATGTGATCACCGAGAGCATTGCTGCTACAGATGTGGCGGCCACTGTAGcaagcaccagcaccagcagtgCTACCGAAATGCCTGTTTGGCTTATACCCAGCTATAGTGTGATCCTTTTGTGCGCCGTGCTGGGCAATCTGCTGGTCATATCCACATTGGTACAGAATCGACGCATGCGCACAATAACGAATCTATTTCTGCTAAATCTGGCCATATCGGATATGTTGCTGGGCGTGCTCTGCATGCCAGTGACACTCGTGGGCACGCTCTTGCGTAATTTCATCTTTGGCGAGTTTCTCTGCAAGCTCATACAGTTTGCCCAGG CTGCCTCAGTGGCTGTCTCATCCTGGACATTGGTGGCCATCAGCTGTGAGCGCTATTATGCCATTTGTCATCCTTTGCGCTCGCGCTCGTGGCAGACAATAAGCCATGCGTACAAGATAATCGGCTTTATTTGGCTGGGCGGCATACTCTGCATGACGCCCATTGCCGTTTTCAGCCAATTGATACCCACGAGTAGGCCGG gaTATTGCAAGTGCCGCGATATTTGGCCAGATCAGGGCTACGAGCGTATGTACAATATATTGCTGGACTTGATactgctggtgctgccgctgctggtgctCTGCTTTGCCTATATACTCATCACGCGCACCCTCTACGTGGGCATGGGCGTTGGCAAGGATGCGGCCAGAGTGGCGCTGCCGGTGCAGATACAGGTGCCGCCTGCAGCGACGACTGCCatggctgccactgccactgccactgccacgcccggtggtggcagcagcagcagctgtgtgctTGTGCTAAATGTAACCACGGAATATAATG ctgagagcagcaacaacaataacggagcaacaaatgccacagcggcaacagcaactgcaacaacgacaacgacatcatcatcaacaacaacaacaacgacaacagcaactacaacaacgacaacaacggTGGCATTGGCTAAGCTGCCAGCATCCTCGCCCAGTCTGCGGCTCCATGATGCTGCTTTACGTAG ATCGAACGAGGCCAAAACGCTGGAGAGCAAGAAGCGCGTGGTGAAGATGCTGTTCGTGCTGGTGCTGGAGTTCTTCATCTGCTGGACACCGCTGTATGTGATCAACACGCTGAGCATGTTCATCGGCCAGGCGCTGTACGAGTATATAGACTACACAACGATCAGttttctgcagctgctggcctacagctccagctgctgcaatcCCATCACCTACTGCTTCATGAACGCCAGTTTCCGACGCGCCTTTGTGGACACATTCAAGGGCTTGCCCTGGCATAGACGCAACGCAGCTGCCGGCACGCTCTCCACGGCGAGTCAGGCGGGCGCTTGTGCAGTGGGTGGCGTcatcggcggcggcggcttaaGCACAGCGGGCGGCATTACAAATGCCCATGCGCCCGGACTGGCGCTGGGCATGGATACATGGCGCACGCGCTCGCGCCATGAGCAACTGCTCAACTCGGTGGTTTATACAAACAGCGCCGCCGCAACGGAGAGTCCACAGCTGTAA
- the LOC108605598 gene encoding uncharacterized protein LOC108605598 — protein sequence MENKYIMDAEAFAASWYERTPPNYYPAYLGGPIDDLFMNSEEGKRRRALQAARNNFSYLPAEPTRQPLWPIESIFNPLPIGRDPVGPISGFGQQSQREELPQTPNYSPRRRRTAAPIMPLTPLGQQLELQALREQLLKSSTYSPLGRDRYWPLSRMGQQLEVEALRKELAKFPDYSPLRLRRDPMWPNSRPGQQLESRQPRRLISETVKPVNHLGQHCAPPIYDQSELWTWLRARFKTVGNMLWGWLEKLKLKMLQH from the exons atggaaaataaatatata ATGGATGCCGAAGCTTTTGCTGCCTCTTGGTATGAGCGCACTCCGCCCAATTATTATCCAGCCTATCTGGGTGGACCCATTGATGATCTTTTCATGAATAGTGAGGAAGGCAAGCGCCGCCGAGCACTCCAAGCCGCGCGCAATAACTTCAGTTATTTGCCGGCGGAGCCAACTCGCCAGCCCCTATGGCCCATAGAGTCCATTTTCAATCCCTTGCCCATCGGGCGCGATCCTGTTGGGCCCATATCTGGCTTTGGTCAGCAATCTCAACGCGAGGAACTGCCTCAGACGCCCAATTACAGCCCCCGGCGCCGCAGGACCGCCGCCCCTATCATGCCTTTGACCCCCCTGGGTCAGCAATTGGAGCTCCAAGCTCTACGCGAGCAACTACTTAAGTCTTCCACTTACAGTCCTCTGGGGCGCGACCGCTACTGGCCTTTGAGCCGCATGGGCCAGCAGTTGGAAGTCGAAGCTCTACGCAAGGAACTGGCGAAGTTTCCCGATTACAGTCCTCTACGCCTCAGGCGCGACCCTATGTGGCCTAATAGCCGCCCAGGCCAGCAGTTGGAATCGCGACAGCCCCGGCGCCTCATTTCCGAGACTGTTAAGCCAGTGAACCACCTGGGCCAGCATTGCGCACCGCCCATCTATGATCAATCGGAGCTCTGGACTTGGCTGCGCGCTCGCTTCAAGACCGTGGGCAACATGCTGTGGGGCTGGCTGGAGAAACTAAAgctgaaaatgttgcaacattaA